Proteins encoded together in one Corallococcus caeni window:
- a CDS encoding amino acid adenylation domain-containing protein has translation MARFTAQASRTPDAEAVRFEGAGLTYAALDRRSNQLAHHLRSLGVTTDVLVGVCLERSVEMVVAVLAVLKAGGAYLPLDPAYPAPRLAFMLEDAKAPVLLTQAKLRAGLPAFAGPVLCLDEAPALFASDAPASPVDASSLEGLAYAIYTSGSTGTPKGVAMGHRPLANLIAWQLGQSIAGPGTRTLQFSPLSFDVSFQELFGTWCSGGTLVLVRDALRLDAVLLLQLLAEERVERLFLPFIALQSVAEIATSHQNVPPSLREVVTAGEQLQVTHHLRAFFAALPGCALHNHYGPSETHVVSSYVLRGAPDAWPALPPIGKALDGCELLVLDEQKQSVPHGESGELYLAGVCLARGYLHREALTAERFVPHPLKPGTGERAYKTGDLARVLPDGNVEFLGRIDGQVKVRGYRIELGEIEVALGGHPAVKQVAVVAREDVPGDKRLVAYVVPDGTLEHAAGTLRRHLSTRVPDYMVPSAFVTLEALPRTPSGKIDRRALPAPLPTRPELQQAFVAPRSPLERTLAEAWARLLRIDRVGVHDSFFELGGNSLLALQCVARLRQEHGLELPIVQLFQSPTVAQLAAALSGEASRPSLKQLAEARQAKRQQAAGGAEPVAIIGMAGRFPGAPDVETFWKNLVGGVESVTTFTREEVDPSVPAAERDAPEYVRARGVLDGVELFDAAFFGITPKEAQVMDPQQRLFLETAWEALESAGCVPEAYPGLIGVFAGTHNNSYGPLHVLPRQDIVGRVGAFQAMVANEKDYVATRVAHKLDLRGPALSLNTACSTSLVAVAQAFWALQTHQCDVALAGGASVTVPQKSGHLYQEGGMLSQDGHCRPFDANATGTLFSDGLGAVVLKRLSDAQADGDVIHAVLRGVGINNDGAAKVSFAAPGVEGQATAIATAHANAGIDPRTLRYVEAHGTATPLGDPIEVEALSQAFRAHTSDTGFCAIGSVKSNFGHLTAAAGVAGLLKTVLALKHRELPPTLHFQTPNPKIDFPRSPFFVQAKRSAWPEGTGPLRAGVSSFGVGGTNAHVVVEEAPERPVSGPSKPRQLLTLSAKTPAALTQAAQRLAAHLQAHPEESLADVAYTLATGRKAFPFRRAVVAGTHEEAVRALTAAEPEAPGLESTPPVAFLFPGQGSQHPDMAHGLYRHAPAFRATVDACAEVLKPLLGRDLREVLFPKDPESPEAAEALRQTSFAQAALFTVEYALAQLWWSWGVRPDALVGHSVGEFVAACLAGVFTLEDALHLVAKRGLLMQAREPGSMLSVRLSAEAVAPRLKDGLAIASDNGPRLCVVSGPTEAVQRLQAALEAEGTACRMLQTSHAFHSPMMDAAVAPFLETVKGMRLSEPRIPIVSTATGTWLKASEATSPEYWARHLRDTVRFSPALRTLWDRGEHLLLEVGPRVTLATLARQQATADQRSRVFTSLGESSGDAADWNALLNAAGQLWRRGVALDWRAFHADEQRQRVTLPTYPFQRQRHWIDLERAAMPAPTPSTGAAVSPAPVPRAERLVPTLRNLFEELSGLELADADPGASFLELGLDSLVLTQAALAVQKQFGVKVTFRQLLEEVPSLGQLAAFLDGRMPPEAAPVAAAAPTAQLTANILGQPQVAASTGAQFPVQAAPAQGAPVGAAFPSQFASAGAAFQAQAMAAPAGSLQAVVAQQLWLMTQQLALLSGQPAQAVAPQAFAPAPVAQPQAEQAQPAPSAPAAVATPAAAPDEADLKGPVKYDVKKAFGAIARISLAPKDALTPRQQTFLEDFTRRYTAKTQGSKRSAQENRSQLSDPRVVTGFRPLIKELIYPLAVNRSKGSKLWDVDGNEYLDALNGFGSVMFGHAPDFITQAVHKQVDDGYELGPMHPLAGEVAKLVCEFTGADRAALCNTGSEAVMGALRIARTVTGRSTVAIFSGSYHGIFDEVLVRGTKSLRTVPAAPGIMAGAVQDVLVLDYGTPESLEILRSRADSLAAIMVEPVQSRRPDFQPREFLHQLRDLTQKSGSVYIFDEVITGFRMHPGGAQAVFGVQADVATYGKVVGGGMPIGVIAGKRPFMDALDGGHWQFGDDSVPTVGVTYFAGTFVRHPLALAAAKAALEHMKAAGPELQRSVSAKADQLASTLNAFFDEVGAPLRIKHFGSLWKTFVTADVANADLLFCLLRDKGIHIWDGFPCFFTTAHSDADLRRLITAFQDSVTELQDAGFLPGTARPQPQAPAAFDSNQPPVPGARLGRDPQGNPAWFVPHPTVPGKFVKLSETR, from the coding sequence GTGGCTCGTTTCACTGCGCAAGCGTCCCGGACCCCTGACGCCGAGGCGGTCCGGTTCGAGGGCGCGGGGCTGACATACGCGGCGTTGGACCGCCGCTCCAACCAGCTCGCGCACCACCTGCGGAGCCTGGGCGTCACCACGGACGTGCTCGTCGGCGTGTGCCTGGAGCGGTCGGTGGAGATGGTGGTGGCGGTGCTGGCCGTGCTCAAGGCGGGCGGCGCGTATCTGCCATTGGACCCGGCCTATCCCGCGCCGCGTCTGGCTTTCATGCTGGAGGACGCGAAGGCGCCGGTGCTGCTCACCCAGGCGAAGCTGCGCGCGGGCCTGCCCGCCTTCGCGGGGCCGGTGCTGTGCCTGGATGAAGCCCCTGCCCTCTTCGCCTCCGACGCCCCGGCCTCGCCGGTGGACGCGTCGAGCCTGGAGGGGCTGGCCTACGCCATCTACACGTCGGGCTCCACGGGCACGCCCAAGGGCGTGGCCATGGGACACCGGCCGCTCGCCAACCTCATCGCGTGGCAGCTGGGCCAGTCCATCGCGGGGCCGGGCACGCGCACGCTGCAGTTCTCCCCGCTGTCCTTCGACGTGTCGTTCCAGGAACTGTTCGGCACCTGGTGCTCCGGCGGGACGCTGGTGCTGGTGCGGGACGCGCTGCGGCTGGACGCCGTGCTGCTGTTGCAGCTGCTGGCGGAGGAGCGCGTGGAGCGGCTGTTCCTGCCCTTCATCGCGCTGCAGAGCGTGGCGGAGATCGCCACCTCGCACCAGAATGTGCCGCCGTCCCTGCGCGAGGTCGTCACCGCGGGCGAGCAGCTCCAGGTGACGCACCACCTGCGCGCGTTCTTCGCCGCGCTGCCGGGCTGCGCGCTGCACAACCACTATGGCCCGTCGGAGACGCACGTCGTCTCCAGCTACGTGCTCCGGGGTGCCCCGGATGCGTGGCCCGCGCTGCCGCCCATCGGCAAGGCGCTGGACGGCTGCGAGCTCCTGGTGCTGGACGAGCAGAAGCAGTCCGTGCCGCACGGGGAGTCCGGCGAGCTGTACCTCGCGGGCGTGTGCCTGGCGCGGGGCTATCTGCACCGCGAGGCGCTGACGGCGGAGCGCTTCGTGCCGCACCCGCTCAAGCCCGGCACCGGCGAGCGCGCGTACAAGACGGGCGACCTGGCGCGCGTGCTGCCGGACGGCAACGTGGAGTTCCTGGGCCGCATCGACGGCCAGGTGAAGGTGCGCGGCTACCGCATCGAGCTGGGCGAGATTGAAGTCGCGCTCGGCGGCCACCCGGCGGTGAAGCAGGTGGCGGTGGTGGCGCGCGAGGACGTGCCCGGCGACAAGCGGCTGGTCGCCTACGTCGTCCCGGACGGCACGCTGGAGCACGCGGCCGGGACGCTGCGGCGCCACCTGTCCACGCGGGTGCCGGACTACATGGTGCCCTCCGCGTTCGTCACGCTGGAGGCCCTGCCGCGCACGCCGAGCGGAAAGATTGACCGCCGCGCCCTGCCCGCCCCGCTGCCCACGCGGCCGGAGCTGCAGCAGGCGTTCGTCGCGCCGCGCTCGCCGCTGGAGCGCACGCTCGCGGAGGCGTGGGCGCGGCTGTTGCGCATCGACCGGGTGGGCGTGCACGACAGCTTCTTCGAGCTGGGCGGCAACTCGCTGCTCGCGCTCCAGTGCGTGGCGCGGCTGCGGCAGGAGCACGGGCTGGAGCTCCCCATCGTCCAGTTGTTCCAGTCCCCCACGGTGGCGCAGCTGGCGGCGGCGCTGAGCGGGGAGGCGTCGCGCCCGTCGCTCAAGCAGCTGGCGGAGGCGCGGCAGGCGAAGCGCCAGCAGGCGGCGGGCGGCGCGGAGCCGGTGGCCATCATCGGCATGGCGGGCCGCTTCCCGGGCGCGCCCGACGTGGAGACGTTCTGGAAGAACCTGGTGGGCGGCGTGGAGTCCGTCACCACCTTCACGCGCGAGGAGGTGGACCCGTCGGTGCCCGCCGCCGAGCGCGACGCCCCCGAGTACGTGCGGGCGCGCGGCGTCCTGGACGGCGTGGAGCTGTTCGACGCGGCCTTCTTCGGCATCACGCCGAAGGAGGCGCAGGTGATGGATCCGCAGCAGCGCCTGTTCCTGGAGACGGCGTGGGAGGCGCTGGAGTCCGCCGGCTGCGTGCCGGAAGCCTACCCCGGCCTCATCGGCGTCTTCGCGGGCACGCACAACAACAGCTACGGGCCGCTGCACGTGCTGCCCCGGCAGGACATCGTGGGCCGGGTGGGCGCCTTCCAGGCGATGGTCGCCAACGAGAAGGACTACGTGGCGACCCGCGTCGCGCACAAGCTGGACCTGCGCGGGCCCGCGCTGTCGCTCAACACCGCGTGCTCCACGTCGCTGGTCGCGGTGGCGCAGGCGTTCTGGGCGCTCCAGACGCACCAGTGCGACGTGGCGCTGGCGGGCGGCGCGTCCGTGACGGTGCCCCAGAAGTCCGGCCACCTGTACCAGGAGGGCGGCATGCTCTCCCAGGACGGGCACTGCCGGCCCTTCGACGCGAACGCCACCGGCACCCTCTTCAGCGACGGCCTGGGCGCGGTGGTGCTCAAGCGCCTGTCGGACGCGCAGGCGGATGGCGACGTCATCCACGCGGTGCTGCGCGGCGTGGGCATCAACAACGACGGCGCGGCCAAGGTGAGCTTCGCGGCGCCGGGCGTGGAGGGCCAGGCCACCGCCATCGCGACGGCGCACGCGAACGCGGGCATCGACCCGCGCACCCTCCGCTACGTGGAGGCGCACGGCACGGCGACGCCGCTGGGCGACCCCATCGAGGTGGAGGCGCTGTCGCAGGCATTCCGCGCGCACACCTCGGACACGGGCTTCTGCGCCATCGGTTCGGTGAAGAGCAACTTCGGCCACCTCACCGCCGCGGCGGGCGTGGCGGGCCTGCTCAAGACGGTGCTCGCGCTGAAGCACCGCGAACTGCCGCCGACGCTGCACTTCCAGACGCCCAACCCGAAGATCGACTTCCCGCGCAGCCCCTTCTTCGTGCAGGCGAAGCGCTCCGCGTGGCCGGAGGGCACGGGCCCCCTGCGCGCGGGCGTGAGTTCGTTCGGCGTGGGCGGTACCAACGCGCACGTCGTGGTGGAGGAGGCGCCGGAGCGTCCGGTCTCCGGTCCTTCGAAGCCGCGCCAGCTCCTGACGCTGTCGGCGAAGACGCCCGCGGCGCTGACGCAGGCGGCGCAGCGGCTGGCCGCGCACCTCCAGGCGCATCCGGAGGAATCGCTCGCGGACGTGGCGTACACGCTGGCCACGGGGCGCAAGGCGTTCCCGTTCCGGCGCGCCGTGGTGGCGGGCACGCATGAAGAGGCCGTGCGGGCGCTGACGGCGGCCGAGCCGGAGGCCCCGGGGCTGGAGTCCACGCCGCCGGTGGCGTTCCTCTTCCCGGGTCAGGGCTCGCAGCATCCGGACATGGCGCACGGGCTGTACCGCCACGCGCCGGCCTTTCGCGCCACGGTGGACGCGTGCGCGGAGGTGCTCAAGCCGCTGCTCGGGCGCGACCTGCGCGAGGTGCTCTTCCCGAAGGACCCCGAGTCGCCCGAGGCCGCGGAGGCGCTGCGCCAGACGTCGTTCGCGCAGGCGGCCCTGTTCACCGTGGAGTACGCGCTCGCGCAGCTCTGGTGGAGCTGGGGCGTGCGGCCGGACGCGCTCGTGGGCCACAGCGTGGGCGAGTTCGTCGCCGCGTGCCTCGCGGGCGTCTTCACGCTGGAGGACGCGCTGCACCTGGTGGCGAAGCGCGGCCTGCTCATGCAGGCGCGGGAGCCGGGCAGCATGCTGTCGGTGCGCCTGTCCGCGGAGGCGGTGGCGCCCCGGCTGAAGGACGGGTTGGCCATCGCGTCGGACAACGGGCCGCGCCTGTGCGTGGTGTCCGGGCCCACGGAGGCCGTGCAGCGCCTCCAGGCCGCGCTGGAGGCGGAGGGGACCGCGTGCCGGATGCTCCAGACGTCGCACGCGTTCCACTCGCCGATGATGGACGCCGCGGTGGCGCCGTTCCTGGAGACGGTGAAGGGCATGCGCCTGTCGGAGCCGCGCATCCCCATCGTCTCCACGGCGACGGGCACGTGGCTGAAGGCCTCCGAGGCGACGTCGCCTGAGTACTGGGCGCGGCACCTGCGCGACACGGTGCGCTTCTCGCCCGCGCTGCGCACGCTCTGGGACCGGGGCGAGCACCTGTTGCTGGAGGTGGGCCCGCGCGTGACGCTCGCCACGCTGGCGCGGCAGCAGGCCACGGCCGACCAGCGCTCGCGGGTGTTCACGTCCCTGGGCGAGTCCAGCGGCGACGCCGCCGACTGGAACGCTCTCCTGAACGCCGCGGGCCAGCTCTGGCGCCGGGGCGTGGCCCTGGACTGGCGGGCCTTCCACGCCGACGAGCAGCGCCAGCGCGTCACCCTTCCCACGTATCCCTTCCAGCGGCAGCGCCACTGGATCGACCTCGAGCGGGCGGCCATGCCCGCCCCCACACCCTCCACCGGAGCCGCCGTGAGTCCCGCCCCTGTTCCCCGTGCCGAACGTCTCGTCCCCACCCTGCGCAACCTGTTCGAGGAGCTGAGCGGCCTGGAGCTGGCCGACGCGGATCCGGGCGCGAGCTTCCTGGAGCTGGGCCTCGACTCGCTGGTGCTCACGCAGGCGGCGCTCGCGGTGCAGAAGCAGTTCGGCGTGAAGGTGACGTTCCGGCAGTTGCTGGAGGAGGTCCCGTCACTGGGACAGCTCGCCGCGTTCCTCGATGGCCGCATGCCTCCGGAGGCCGCGCCGGTGGCCGCCGCCGCGCCGACCGCGCAGCTCACCGCGAACATCCTCGGCCAGCCACAGGTCGCCGCGTCTACGGGCGCTCAGTTCCCGGTCCAGGCCGCGCCCGCTCAGGGAGCGCCTGTGGGTGCCGCGTTCCCGTCGCAGTTCGCCTCCGCTGGCGCCGCGTTCCAGGCCCAGGCGATGGCCGCCCCCGCCGGGAGCCTCCAGGCGGTCGTCGCGCAGCAGCTCTGGCTGATGACCCAGCAGCTCGCGCTCCTGTCCGGTCAGCCCGCGCAGGCCGTGGCCCCGCAGGCCTTTGCTCCGGCTCCCGTCGCGCAGCCGCAGGCCGAGCAGGCCCAGCCCGCGCCGTCCGCTCCCGCCGCGGTGGCCACCCCGGCCGCCGCGCCCGATGAGGCCGACCTCAAGGGCCCGGTGAAGTACGACGTGAAGAAGGCGTTCGGCGCCATCGCGCGCATCAGCCTCGCGCCGAAGGACGCGCTCACGCCCCGGCAGCAGACGTTCCTGGAGGACTTCACCCGCCGCTACACGGCGAAGACGCAGGGCTCCAAGCGCTCCGCCCAGGAGAACCGGAGCCAGCTGTCGGATCCGCGCGTGGTGACGGGCTTCCGGCCGCTGATCAAGGAGCTCATCTACCCGCTGGCCGTGAACCGCTCCAAGGGCTCCAAGCTCTGGGACGTGGACGGCAACGAGTACCTGGACGCGCTCAACGGCTTCGGCTCCGTGATGTTCGGCCACGCGCCGGACTTCATCACCCAGGCCGTGCACAAGCAGGTGGACGACGGCTACGAGCTGGGGCCCATGCACCCCCTGGCCGGCGAGGTCGCGAAGCTCGTCTGTGAGTTCACCGGCGCGGACCGCGCGGCGCTCTGCAACACCGGCTCCGAGGCCGTGATGGGCGCGCTGAGAATCGCCCGCACCGTCACCGGCCGCAGCACCGTGGCCATCTTCTCCGGCAGCTACCACGGCATCTTCGACGAGGTGCTGGTGCGTGGCACCAAGAGCCTGCGCACCGTGCCTGCCGCTCCGGGCATCATGGCGGGCGCGGTGCAGGACGTGCTCGTGCTGGACTACGGCACGCCGGAGTCGCTCGAAATCCTCCGCTCCCGCGCGGACTCGCTGGCGGCCATCATGGTGGAGCCCGTGCAGAGCCGCCGCCCGGACTTCCAGCCGCGCGAGTTCCTGCACCAGCTGCGCGACCTCACGCAGAAGTCCGGCTCCGTCTACATCTTCGACGAGGTCATCACCGGCTTCCGCATGCACCCGGGCGGCGCCCAGGCGGTGTTCGGCGTGCAGGCGGACGTGGCCACCTACGGCAAGGTCGTGGGCGGCGGCATGCCCATCGGCGTCATCGCGGGCAAGCGCCCGTTCATGGACGCGTTGGACGGCGGCCACTGGCAGTTCGGCGACGACTCCGTGCCCACCGTGGGCGTGACGTACTTCGCCGGCACGTTCGTGCGCCACCCGCTGGCGCTCGCCGCCGCGAAGGCCGCGCTGGAGCACATGAAGGCCGCGGGCCCGGAGCTCCAGCGCAGCGTGAGCGCCAAGGCGGACCAGCTGGCCAGCACGCTCAACGCGTTCTTCGACGAGGTGGGCGCCCCGCTGCGCATCAAGCACTTCGGGTCGCTGTGGAAGACGTTCGTCACGGCGGACGTCGCGAACGCGGACCTGCTGTTCTGCCTGCTGCGCGACAAGGGCATCCACATCTGGGATGGCTTCCCGTGCTTCTTCACCACCGCGCACTCCGACGCGGACCTGCGGCGCCTCATCACCGCGTTCCAGGACAGCGTCACGGAGCTGCAGGACGCGGGCTTCCTGCCCGGCACGGCCCGGCCCCAGCCGCAGGCCCCCGCGGCCTTCGACTCCAACCAGCCCCCCGTCCCTGGCGCCCGCCTGGGGCGTGATCCGCAGGGCAACCCCGCCTGGTTCGTCCCGCACCCCACGGTGCCCGGCAAGTTCGTCAAGCTGAGTGAGACCCGATGA
- a CDS encoding alpha/beta hydrolase, with protein MKRPLVAGLVLGGVALLAMAAWVAVRSARYISQEVHPPRQPVGSPPREAELAGLRDVAFQDRDGLQLKGWYLPPRDGALVVLVHGLSGNRTQLLPEARFLAQAGYGLVLFDLGAHGESDGTVSTYGDREAAQVRAAVDFATRQPEVDAKRVGALGFSLGGYSVLKAAAEDPRLKAVVVEAAAVAPAQALQDELGHWGPLGLWPALGVMKRAGVDVNAVQPARDMAALAGRPVLLMAGAMDPWVPDAALEDLLRQGQGPWEKWRVPGAGHENYLQAAPEEYPRRVLAFFSRFL; from the coding sequence GTGAAGCGTCCGCTCGTCGCCGGGCTGGTGCTGGGGGGCGTGGCCCTGTTGGCGATGGCGGCCTGGGTCGCGGTGCGCAGCGCGCGCTACATCTCCCAGGAGGTGCACCCGCCCCGGCAGCCGGTGGGGAGCCCTCCGCGGGAAGCGGAGCTCGCCGGCCTGCGGGACGTGGCGTTCCAGGACCGCGACGGCCTCCAGCTCAAGGGCTGGTACCTGCCGCCGCGCGACGGGGCGCTCGTCGTCCTGGTCCATGGCCTGTCAGGCAACCGCACCCAGTTGCTGCCCGAGGCCCGGTTCCTGGCGCAGGCCGGGTACGGGCTGGTGCTCTTCGACCTGGGCGCCCATGGGGAGAGTGACGGAACGGTCTCGACTTATGGGGACCGCGAGGCGGCCCAGGTGCGGGCGGCGGTGGACTTCGCCACGAGACAGCCGGAGGTGGACGCGAAGCGCGTCGGCGCGCTCGGGTTCTCGCTGGGGGGCTACTCGGTGCTGAAGGCGGCGGCGGAAGATCCGCGCCTCAAGGCCGTGGTGGTGGAGGCCGCGGCCGTCGCTCCCGCGCAGGCGCTCCAGGATGAGCTGGGACACTGGGGCCCCCTGGGCCTGTGGCCGGCGCTGGGGGTGATGAAGCGCGCGGGCGTGGACGTGAACGCCGTCCAACCCGCGCGGGACATGGCCGCGCTGGCGGGCCGCCCCGTCCTGCTGATGGCCGGCGCGATGGACCCGTGGGTGCCGGACGCCGCGCTGGAGGACCTCCTGCGCCAGGGTCAAGGCCCCTGGGAGAAGTGGCGCGTCCCGGGGGCGGGCCATGAGAACTACCTCCAGGCCGCGCCGGAAGAATATCCACGCAGGGTGTTGGCGTTCTTTTCGCGCTTTCTCTGA
- a CDS encoding DUF885 domain-containing protein: MSSESVPRRGAMSASLHALLEAEWQYSLQQYPTYASLLGDRRWNDKWDDLSLAALEADHRHSHDVLRRLQDVDRAGLDSDADRLHLDLFRRMHETWIEEYGVKWHLLPLNQMGGLPEGLKQPPGLQTAYQLADTLRFETVRDYEDWVKRLEGFGAYADQVVALMREGMRQHRIHPRIVLQRIPPQLERQVVKDPTQSGFYGPFTRMPKDFPAEDARRLQQAGRDAIANTVVPALKRALDFVTTEYLPAAPETVGVWQFPDGEALYTVLARRHTTTRLTPDEIHAMGLAEVQRLRAELDGVMARTGFTGTRQAFFEKLRTEARFYEPTGEALLARYRALAKRIDPLLTRLFRTMPRKPYVVEPIPEAMAPDVTTGFYFPASADGSRPGTFQVNLYRPETRPVWEMVPLTLHEAVPGHHFQVSLTSEQPDVPDFRRYTSYVAFDEGWALYSESLGDELGLYDDPHDKFGQLAYEMWRAVRLVVDTGLHAKRWTRKQALDFFMENAPRQELDVTNEVDRYIAWPGQALAYKVGQLRIRALRDRAEAALGQRFDVKAFHDEVLLTGSLPLDVLEAKIDAWVARESA, encoded by the coding sequence ATGTCATCCGAGTCCGTCCCCCGGCGCGGCGCCATGTCCGCTTCCCTGCATGCCCTGCTGGAAGCGGAGTGGCAGTACTCCCTCCAGCAGTACCCCACCTATGCGTCGCTGCTGGGGGACCGGCGCTGGAACGACAAGTGGGACGACCTGAGCCTCGCCGCGCTGGAGGCGGATCACCGGCACAGCCACGACGTGCTGCGCCGGCTCCAGGACGTGGACCGCGCCGGGCTGGACAGCGACGCGGACCGGCTGCACCTGGACCTGTTCCGCCGGATGCACGAGACGTGGATTGAAGAGTACGGGGTGAAGTGGCACCTGCTGCCCCTCAACCAGATGGGCGGCCTGCCGGAGGGGCTCAAGCAGCCGCCGGGCCTCCAGACGGCGTACCAGCTGGCGGACACCCTCCGCTTCGAGACGGTGCGGGACTACGAGGACTGGGTGAAGCGGCTGGAGGGCTTCGGCGCCTACGCGGATCAGGTGGTGGCGCTGATGCGCGAAGGCATGCGCCAGCACCGCATCCACCCGCGCATCGTGCTCCAGCGCATCCCGCCGCAGCTGGAGCGGCAGGTGGTGAAGGACCCGACGCAGAGCGGCTTCTACGGCCCCTTCACCCGCATGCCCAAGGACTTCCCGGCGGAGGACGCGCGGAGGCTTCAGCAGGCGGGCCGTGACGCCATCGCGAACACCGTGGTCCCCGCGCTCAAGCGCGCCCTGGACTTCGTCACCACGGAGTACCTGCCCGCGGCCCCGGAGACCGTGGGCGTGTGGCAGTTCCCGGACGGCGAGGCGCTGTACACGGTGCTCGCGCGCCGGCACACGACGACGCGGCTGACGCCGGATGAGATCCACGCGATGGGGCTCGCGGAGGTCCAGCGGCTGCGCGCGGAGCTGGACGGGGTGATGGCCCGCACGGGCTTCACCGGCACGCGGCAGGCGTTCTTCGAGAAGCTGCGCACGGAGGCGCGCTTCTACGAGCCCACGGGTGAGGCGCTGCTCGCGCGCTACCGGGCGCTGGCGAAGCGCATCGACCCGCTGCTCACGCGGCTGTTCCGCACGATGCCGAGGAAGCCCTACGTCGTCGAACCCATCCCGGAGGCCATGGCCCCGGACGTGACGACGGGGTTCTACTTCCCGGCCTCCGCGGACGGCTCGCGCCCGGGCACCTTCCAGGTGAACCTCTACCGGCCGGAGACGCGGCCCGTCTGGGAGATGGTGCCCCTGACGCTGCACGAGGCCGTGCCCGGCCACCACTTCCAGGTGTCCCTGACCTCCGAGCAGCCCGACGTGCCGGACTTCCGCCGCTACACGTCCTACGTGGCCTTCGACGAGGGCTGGGCGCTGTACAGCGAGTCGCTGGGTGACGAGCTGGGCCTGTACGACGACCCGCACGACAAGTTCGGCCAGCTCGCCTACGAGATGTGGCGCGCGGTGCGGCTGGTGGTGGACACCGGCCTGCACGCGAAGCGGTGGACGCGGAAGCAGGCGCTGGACTTCTTCATGGAGAACGCGCCGCGCCAGGAGCTGGACGTCACCAACGAGGTGGACCGCTACATCGCGTGGCCAGGCCAGGCGCTGGCGTACAAGGTCGGCCAGCTGCGGATCCGCGCCCTGCGCGACCGGGCGGAGGCCGCGCTGGGCCAGCGCTTCGACGTGAAGGCCTTTCACGATGAAGTGCTCCTGACGGGCTCGCTGCCGCTGGACGTGCTGGAGGCGAAGATCGACGCGTGGGTGGCGCGGGAGTCCGCGTGA
- a CDS encoding NYN domain-containing protein: MQSVRPAAASYVLIDAENVDWAVSNIVGRKPEPQDRVQFDRLVAFCDTYFPKPVRCVVVLNARGEQLPDAMIGFVRALKSAGCEVALLHGRPDQKVVDLGILKLLENIRTQRPGAAVGLASHDGADFAEALKPLLEEKRQVAVLGLREYVSQRFRELTPLGLKVVDLELNARVFQRPLPRLLPVNVDEFDPTLFV, from the coding sequence ATGCAATCCGTCCGTCCCGCCGCCGCATCCTACGTCCTCATCGACGCCGAGAATGTCGACTGGGCCGTCTCCAACATCGTCGGGCGCAAGCCCGAGCCCCAGGACCGGGTGCAGTTCGACCGGCTGGTCGCCTTCTGCGACACCTACTTCCCCAAGCCCGTGCGCTGCGTGGTGGTGCTCAACGCACGCGGAGAGCAGCTGCCGGACGCGATGATTGGCTTCGTGCGCGCGCTGAAGTCCGCGGGCTGTGAGGTGGCGCTGCTGCACGGCCGGCCGGACCAGAAGGTCGTGGACCTGGGCATCCTCAAGCTCCTGGAGAACATCCGCACCCAGCGCCCGGGAGCGGCGGTGGGCCTGGCCAGCCACGACGGCGCGGACTTCGCGGAGGCGCTCAAGCCCTTGCTGGAGGAGAAGCGCCAGGTCGCCGTGCTGGGCCTGCGCGAGTACGTGAGCCAGAGGTTCCGCGAGCTCACCCCGCTGGGCCTGAAGGTCGTGGACCTGGAGCTCAACGCCCGCGTCTTCCAGCGTCCCCTGCCCCGGCTCCTGCCGGTCAACGTGGACGAGTTCGATCCCACGCTGTTCGTCTAG
- a CDS encoding LysR family transcriptional regulator, producing the protein MDISWDDARLFLAIAETGSFSAAARRLRIGQPTVSRRLAALEYAVGSALFRRSVDGAALTSAGERLLVPAKKMAEWAGELHRAAESADSSPRGIVRVTATPYLSFDFVAPFAAFVAQKHPGLRLEVQSQIQYLDLGRGEADLALRGRPPTSADLKLVDTLEVPNSVFVSRALKARLPRKVTLQELPWVAWAPPFEAVPPNPQLESMIPGFSPSFTADSYLVMLAAAEAGLGAMVMARMAHRFTRPTRLVPLELDLGPFARSQTHLVCARSALEIPRVRRVSELLLEEFQRIRVGR; encoded by the coding sequence ATGGATATCTCCTGGGACGACGCCCGGCTGTTCCTCGCCATCGCGGAGACGGGCAGCTTCAGCGCGGCGGCGCGGCGGCTGCGCATCGGCCAGCCCACGGTGAGCCGGAGGCTGGCAGCGCTGGAGTACGCGGTGGGCTCGGCGCTGTTCCGCCGGAGCGTGGACGGCGCGGCGCTCACGTCCGCGGGGGAGCGGCTGCTGGTGCCCGCGAAGAAGATGGCGGAGTGGGCCGGGGAGCTGCACCGCGCGGCGGAGTCCGCGGACAGCTCACCCCGGGGCATCGTGCGCGTGACGGCCACGCCCTACCTGAGCTTCGACTTCGTGGCCCCCTTCGCCGCCTTCGTCGCGCAGAAGCACCCGGGCTTGCGGCTGGAGGTGCAGTCGCAGATCCAGTACCTGGACCTGGGGCGCGGCGAGGCGGACCTCGCGCTGCGCGGACGGCCTCCCACCAGCGCGGACCTCAAGCTCGTGGACACGCTGGAGGTCCCCAACAGCGTCTTCGTGTCCAGGGCCCTGAAGGCCCGGCTGCCGAGGAAGGTGACGCTCCAGGAGCTGCCCTGGGTGGCCTGGGCGCCGCCCTTCGAAGCCGTCCCGCCCAACCCCCAGCTGGAGTCGATGATCCCCGGCTTCAGCCCGTCCTTCACGGCGGACAGCTACCTGGTGATGCTCGCGGCGGCGGAGGCCGGCCTGGGCGCGATGGTGATGGCGCGCATGGCGCACCGCTTCACCCGCCCGACGCGGCTCGTCCCCCTGGAGCTGGACCTGGGCCCGTTCGCCCGGAGCCAGACGCACCTCGTGTGCGCGAGGTCCGCGCTGGAGATTCCCCGCGTGCGGCGCGTGTCGGAGCTGCTGTTGGAGGAGTTCCAACGGATTCGCGTGGGTCGATGA